CTTATCAATGTGTTTATATTGCATGCTAAGTACACGTTGTTACGTCCCGAGCCCGGGCTCGCACCTATGTGTAactcaagttgctatagaagtccattgtaagccattataaactcatgtGGGACTTCTGTCACGCCTCGAGCCCGGGCCCGCGTCTGCGTGACTGCAggatgggcccctatagcaactacttcgtattcgtcatcgctttacgaaaatgattaactcagATTGCTAAAAGTCCATTGTAagtcattataaactcattttaaatcttttatttttaagataTGGGACAAGTATCACACATGTTACTTCCCCTTTTACAAAAAAAAGTTGAGCATTTTGAGTATTTATTTTTGAGtaataattcaaataatttaaGAACATTTATAATCTTTCAATTAGAATTCGAACTTTAATTCGAACCAAATTCAAGcccaaagttttaaaattttcgaatttcGAACTCGAATATGATTATCAAACCTTTGAATTTTCATCATATTCGACTCAATTTGGTTCGTTTACACCACTACTTATATATTGAAATTTATAGAAGAGATAAAGATTATTTAAttgagaaaattatattttcgatctagtaatttgtattttttcttattttagtCGTATGAATACATTTGCAGTCTTAGACATaaacttatattttattctAATTTTGGACCTTTTATTTTTgcctaaaattgaaattagtcACCGAAAATTGCTAGGCTTGCGGTCGGATATTTGAAATTGGAAAATAAATTTGTAGTTTTGGTCTTCTGTGGCTAACTTCCACATaagcaaataaaataaaaaataatacaaacaAATTGACTAAATTTTCACCAAAACCCACAAATTTATTTTCCAACTCAGTATATCCTACCGTCAGCTAGACAATTTCCAGTAGCCAATTTCAATTTTGAAGCACAACTCGATTTGGTCACTTCTTCGGAAAAAATTGATTACTTGGTGTGGAATTAAAGTGGTAGTGGTGCCCAACCACCAAAAGATGATCCTCCTTTTATGCCATGATAATTCACGAAGCAACCAAAAATTCTACTATTGCACAAGAAGCAGCCCTTTTTTATGACAGAAGATGGGACCATCTTTTTGGCTCTGTTTTCTTAATACATTAGAATCATTTCATTTTATTTGGACTTTTGCTAGTAACATTTTTTtcataggcaaaaacttatgtgagacggtctaacgggtcgtatttgtgagacgaatatcttatttggatcatccatgaaaaagtattactttttatgctaagagtattattttttaatttgaatatgagtagggttgaccggtatcacagattatgatccgtgagacagtatcacatgagactcactctttttcATGatctaataatattatttattcttACATTATTGGAGGGAGAAGATGGGAGCATATTTATATTCTCCTGCAATATGAAATGAACtcactttttttaaaattaaaattaaaaataaactaAAAGTTAACTTTGGAGATAAATACTTTCTTTTTGGCTAATGCATTGTAGAATTAGAGGAATAAATATACGTTGGGACATAGTCGATTTTATTACGCAAAACCGCGGATAAAGTTTTCGGATGAAACAACTAACAAATAACAAAATAACCaaacataaaaacaaaaattatgaGAATGAATAGATGCAATCGAAGCACCGACTCCAGATGTAAAAATGATGGTAATgaataaaatacaagatttcAAGAATTTATTACTCcttataaaaaataaagatgCTCACTTTGAGCTAAAAAATGCATTAATTGAGAATTTGTGAGAACAATATAgcaattcaaatatttaatttttttattattcatttaatttcaaatgttagtgcttttttcttcaaattattttttaaaaataatttgaatataaatttatctataaatcaaataattattttatcggtaaatttgtgaaaaattataaaatttaattatcatcgcattatcaaattattaatagttattaaaaaataaaaatatcaatattgaaataagaaataatattttagGAATATTCATTATAGTGTATAATACAATGCAAACATCATTACATGAGACATAAAAATTTATATCCGTCGTCTAGCAAGTCttagattttcaaagcaaagaaAGTAGAATttagaaaataaataattttttagcaaAAAAAGCATCtttttatttgttaaataaATCTTATTCATTACGCGTCGTTTAAATAGAATAGGGGGAGTCCCACGTTGTGGTTTCCTCTGGCACACATTCTCGTGTAGTTAGGTGAGTCCATGTTATTGTTAATATTAGGACATGAATCTATCACAATTTTAAAAACGAGTTTAAGAAGAGAGGATTGTCTGAGTTTATATATGTAACTCTCAGATATGTTATTTAATCAATGTGAGATAACTAACACACTCTTCACGTccaaaaatgaacatttaaaGCGTGAATTTTACAGTCAGCTCAAAGAAGAAGGATTGTCTAAatctatatataatattttcaaaaaaattatctaACCGACGTTAGATAATTAAAAATGATATGAAGTtcaattgattattttattataaaataaaaatattaataaatcttaactttttttttaaaaaaataagatttaaaaaaaatcgagagTATATTTGCAGAGGTTGCATATATTCTCCCAGCTTCCCAAATTACTCGACAACAATTTAGCTATGCCGCCTTTTCTCTGCTTTTCACCTCTCTTCGTCCTCTACTTCTTCAGCTTCACTCCACTTTCCAGTAAGTTTCCAAGAAACCAATTTCGTTGAACTAGTTTTTCAAGATCGTATTTTTGAtgcatttgattttttttttctttttcttttggttGCCAGAAGCACAGTCATTCATCGGCGTGAACTACGGCCAAGTAGCCGATAACCTCCCCGCACCGGCGGCGTCTGCGAAACTCCTGCAGTCCACTTCCATTGGAAAAGTTCGTTTATACGGGTCCGACCCTGGAGTCATAAAGGCATTAGCTGACACAGGAATCGGGATCATGGTTGGAGCGCCGAACTCCGACATCCCGGCTATGGCTTCCGATCCCAACTTTGCGAAAAACTGGGTCAACGTTAATGTTCTTCCGTTCCACCCTGCCAGCAAAATCATACTCATCAACGTTGGCAACGAAGTGATGTCGTATAATGACCGTAATTTGATGCAGCAGCTGCTGCCGGCGATGCAGAATCTCCAGAATGCACTCAATTCTGCGAATTTGGGTGGGAAGATCAAGGTTTCAACTGTTCATTCCATGGCTGTGTTGAGACAATCTGATCCTCCTTCATCTGGGAGCTTTGACCCCAGTATACAAGATTTGTTGAAGGGCTTGCTGGAGTTTAATGCTGCAACGAGCTCCCCTTTTGCGATTAACCCGTACCCGTATTTCGCGTACCGAAGTGATCCTCGGCCGGAAACGCTGGCTTTTTGCTTGTTCCAGCCGAATTCGGGTCGCGTTGATTCAGGGAGCAAGATCAAGTACACTAACATGTTTGATGCTCaggttagtttttttttttaatgctttAAAGTACAATTTGGCGGAGGAAGACTGGTAGTGTTCCATGATCTATCCAGTTTTCGCCTCTTTGTAGTATAATTATGTTTAAATCATATTTTGAACTGCAGGGGTATGGTTAGAAGATTAAATTTAAAGTTACTGCATTTGAACATCGAATCCCATTTCATTTTTACAATCTAAATTCCTTAAAACCCCGCTTATTTTTTGTGGGATTTAGTTCAATACAATCCTCTCGAATTCATTCAATTCCGAGTGACCCAATTACGCTTGTTGACCGAACAGAGGGATGGAGTTTTTTGGCTGATAGGCGACTGCATGACTCATCCTGCTTGTCTGCTCCTGTATTAGCTTAACTGAGTTatgaatattttctttttatagGTGGATGCTATAAGATCTGCATTGAATTATATGGGATTCAAGGGTGTCGAAATTGTGGTTGCCGAAACCGGATGGCCTTACCACGGAGATAGCGATGAGGTTGGACCCAGTGTTGAGAATGCCAAAGCTTACAATGGCAATTTAATTCAACACTTAAGATCAATGGTCGGAACTCCATTAATGCCCGGAATATCCATCGACACCTATCTTTTTGCACTCTATGATGAGAACCTGAAGCCGGGACCGAGTTCCGAGAGATCGTTCGGTCTTTTTAAGCCTGATTTGAGCATGACTTATGATGTTGGACTGTCAAAAACTAGCCAGGTTAGAACACTTGTAGTTTTATTTGAAGCATCCAATGTCGCGCTCATGTAATTTAGCCTGAAAAAGGTACTGCACGGTACGATGACGTACACTCTGTTTTCTCATGTAAGTAGTTATTCTTCTTGAGAAGAGATCGTGCAGTCGTTCCTACCGCATATGTG
The Primulina eburnea isolate SZY01 chromosome 5, ASM2296580v1, whole genome shotgun sequence genome window above contains:
- the LOC140832684 gene encoding glucan endo-1,3-beta-glucosidase 7-like, translating into MPPFLCFSPLFVLYFFSFTPLSKAQSFIGVNYGQVADNLPAPAASAKLLQSTSIGKVRLYGSDPGVIKALADTGIGIMVGAPNSDIPAMASDPNFAKNWVNVNVLPFHPASKIILINVGNEVMSYNDRNLMQQLLPAMQNLQNALNSANLGGKIKVSTVHSMAVLRQSDPPSSGSFDPSIQDLLKGLLEFNAATSSPFAINPYPYFAYRSDPRPETLAFCLFQPNSGRVDSGSKIKYTNMFDAQVDAIRSALNYMGFKGVEIVVAETGWPYHGDSDEVGPSVENAKAYNGNLIQHLRSMVGTPLMPGISIDTYLFALYDENLKPGPSSERSFGLFKPDLSMTYDVGLSKTSQTPSTPKTPVTPSPKPTKDTWCVPKAGISNAQLQSNLDYACGHGIDCSPIQPGGACFEPITLISHATYAMNLLYQTAGRNPWNCDFTESATLTSTNPSYNKCTYPGGST